One segment of Anopheles arabiensis isolate DONGOLA unplaced genomic scaffold, AaraD3 Autosomal_pericentromeric_contig0014, whole genome shotgun sequence DNA contains the following:
- the LOC120908299 gene encoding uncharacterized protein LOC120908299, with product MSVDDQRVTKDEMLCALQSAEITVPCTATLMQIRALYKEAYPSSQQNGDSNDTMCNAAIAESKEESVTQIMKTDVIKENDEAAAEIVLLKQKCEILELRNKLAALESQSREYSNTARLLHPEEVKQIIPMFGEGASFLQWIKTVKHSAEVYGWTDQMTLMYASSQLTGAPKEWYSGFRHSVTSFKEFAEGMGKAFPDTHNEAAIHKKLLHTFKRNDESYAAYIFRVHALGTTGNVSNAAIITYIIRGLSRDPMYDNLVAKEYRDVYDLIDHVNRCEMHYQMREPPSSPTRPQPSSRFTSMLKTNTKPANGREEMVRCYNCSSFGHFSNQCRKPRQSAQLCFLCGSPDHKKQDCPNVAQRMPAAIFAPCDQQSFQHQCPASRLPQSGGNDYSHLNLSMAAAAENNYGDDNGNQVTGSGARIDPIQEP from the exons ATGTCCGTAGATGACCAGAGAGTGACTAAGGATGAGATGCTGTGCGCACTCCAGTCGGCCGAAATAACCGTGCCATGTACGGCAACACTGATGCAGATCCGTGCTCTCTATAAGGAAGCGTACCCTAGCTCGCAACAAAATGGCGATTCCAACGACACCATGTGCAACGCAGCCATTGCCGAAAGTAAAGAAGAGAGCGTCACCCAGATCATGAAAACTGATGTGATCAAAGAAAACGACGAAGCTGCAGCAGAAATTGTGCTCCTAAAGCAAAAATGTGAGATACTTGAACTGCGGAACAAATTAGCAGCGCTTGAGAGCCAAAGTCGTGAATACTCCAATACAGCTAGATTGCTTCATCCGGAAGAGGTTAAGCAGATTATTCCGATGTTTGGAGAGGGTGCCAGTTTCTTGCAGTGGATAAAAACGGTAAAACACAGTGCTGAAGTTTATGGTTGGACCGACCAAATGACATTGATGTACGCTAGCAGTCAGCTAACTGGCGCTCCAAAGGAGTGGTACAGTGGTTTCCGGCATTCTGTAACATCGTTTAAAGAATTTGCCGAAGGAATGGGAAAAGCTTTCCCAGACACGCATAATGAAGCTGCTATTCACAAGAAGCTGTTGCATACATTCAAAAGGAATGATGAGTCCTACGCCGCCTACATCTTTCGTGTACATGCCCTTGGAACAACTGGGAACGTGAGTAACGCAGCGATTATAACATACATCATCCGAGGACTATCGCGCGATCCCATGTATGACAACTTAGTGGCGAAAGAATATCGTGATGTGTATGATCTGATTGATCATGTAAACCGATGCGAGATGCATTACCAAATGCGTGAACCACCGTCATCCCCCACTCGTCCACAACCTTCAAGCCGTTTTACATCGATGCTGAAAACCAACACCAAACCAGCCAATGGGCGAGAAGAAATGGTGCGATGCTACAATTGTTCGAGTTTCGGCCATTTTTCCAACCAGTGCCGAAAACCACGTCAGTCTGCCCAACTATGTTTCTTGTGTGGAAGCCCTGATCACAAGAAACAAGACTGCCCGAACGTTGCCCAGAGGATGCCTGCCGCTATATTTGCACCGTGCGATCAGCAGAGTTTCCAACATCAGTGTCCGGCATCACGATTGCCTCAATCCGGTGGCAATGATTACTCACATCTGAACCTGTCGATggctgctgcagcagaaaACAATTACGGAGATGATAATGGAAATCAAGTGACTGGTTCAGGAGCTAGGATCGATCCAATTCAGGAG CCCTAA
- the LOC120908297 gene encoding uncharacterized protein LOC120908297 has product MGNLPSERLAAYQKPFSFTGVDYFGPVTVAVGRRVEKRWGVLFTCLTTRGIHLEAAHSLTTSSCILAIRRFIARRGQPLEFISDNGTNFVGASRELAEAWEAIDKQRLAEEFTTPRLAWKFIPPGGPNFGGCWERLVRSVKKAMSEIRMSRLPTDEVLTTALTEIEAMLNSRPLTQVPLDSESELPLTPNHFLLGTANGEAPKAVFSDDVATLKTTWKVSEVMANLFWKKWVAYYLPTLTRRVKWHHQVRPIKEGDIVVIVDPNLPRNTWPKGRVVAVIQSKDGQVRRATVATSTGIYERPATKIAVLDVQRKIILTRWRSIVDSTKNNPRNGKRKHMVTTQQQ; this is encoded by the coding sequence ATGGGGAACCTTCCCTCCGAGCGTCTTGCTGCTTATCAGAAGCCGTTCTCATTCACGGGCGTCGACTATTTTGGCCCGGTAACCGTAGCAGTTGGTCGACGAGTCGAAAAACGTTGGGGCGTTCTCTTCACCTGCCTCACCACCAGGGGCATCCATCTAGAGGCTGCGCACTCCCTGACCACATCATCATGCATCTTAGCTATACGTCGTTTCATCGCTAGGCGTGGGCAACCTTTGGAATTCATCAGCGACAACGGTACGAACTTTGTCGGTGCATCGCGAGAGCTTGCTGAGGCCTGGGAAGCGATAGACAAACAGCGTTTAGCGGAGGAGTTTACAACACCGCGTCTCGCGTGGAAATTTATCCCACCTGGTGGACCAAACTTTGGAGGCTGCTGGGAACGACTAGTGCGATCCGTCAAGAAGGCGATGAGCGAAATACGGATGTCTCGGCTACCAACCGACGAAGTGTTAACGACTGCATTAACGGAGATCGAAGCGATGCTTAATTCTCGCCCTCTTACACAGGTACCACTTGACAGCGAATCCGAGCTTCCTTTAACCCCGAACCACTTTCTGCTAGGGACAGCTAACGGAGAGGCACCGAAAGCAGTATTCAGTGACGACGTCGCTACCCTAAAAACCACATGGAAGGTATCAGAGGTTATGGCTAATCTCTTCTGGAAGAAGTGGGTAGCATACTACTTACCGACCTTAACGCGCAGAGTTAAGTGGCATCATCAGGTTCGTCCGATTAAGGAGGGCGACATTGTAGTGATCGTGGATCCAAACCTTCCCCGAAACACTTGGCCCAAGGGACGGGTAGTGGCGGTCATCCAGTCGAAGGACGGGCAAGTCCGGCGCGCAACCGTAGCTACAAGCACCGGAATCTACGAACGGCCGGCCACGAAGATAGCCGTGTTGGATGTACAAAGGAAAATAATACTTACCCGCTGGAGATCAATAGTCGACAGCACTAAGAATAACCCACGAAATGGTAAGCGAAAACACATGGTcacgacacaacaacaataa